The Bacillus sp. Bos-x628 genome segment TATTCAGAATTAAACTGATTTTTGGTCTAAATTGAACTGTTCCCATTAATTGAAAGGAAGAGAGCTCTGTCACAATCCATTCATCGCCAGTTGCATTGGCAGCTACTTCACTAGCAACCATTCCAATATTTCCTGCCACCAAAGTTTTTTGACTGTCTTTTTTAAGCATTTCGTAGATCAGTGTGGTGGTAGTGGTTTTTCCATTTGATCCGGTTATTCCAATGAAAGGAGATGACGTCAAATGATAGGCTAATTCTATTTCCGTCCAGACTGGAATTTGACGACGAAAGGCTTCTTGGACCATGACATTCTCATAACGAATTCCAGGATTTTTAATCAGAATCGTAATTTGTTTTTCATCGAATATACGAAGGGGATGACATCCACAAATGACATCAACCCCCTTTTCTGAGAGTAGCTTAGCAGGTTCATTTTCTTCAAATGGTTTTTGATCATTTACCGTTACACTTACTCCATGTTCGTGAAGGATTGAGGCTGCCGCATATCCGCTTTTTGCAAGCCCTAGTACTAGTACATGTTCGTTTTTTAAAATATGCATCTTATTCAATTATAACCACACCTCGATGTAAATTCCTAAAACAGCAAGTAATAAACCTGCTGTCCAGAAGGTGACAACCACTCTCCACTCAGACCAGCCAACTAACTCATAGTGGTGGTGAAGCGGGCTCATCTTAAATATTCTTTTACCAGTTGTTTTGAAGGAGATCACTTGAAGAATAACAGATAATGTTTCAACAACAAACACTCCTCCAATAATCACTAGTAAAATTTCAAGCTTCGTTAAAATAGCAATTGTCACAATGGCTCCGCCTAAAGCAAGCGACCCTGTATCCCCCATAAATACTTTTGCAGGATGTGCATTAAATACAAGGAAACCAAGGACAGCACCAGCTACTGCTACAGAAAATATCGCAACATCGTATTGAGATTGATTCCAAGCAAGTATTGCAAATGCGCCAAATGCAATGGCTGCTGTTCCTGATAAAAGACCATCAAGTCCATCTGTTAAGTTAACAGCATTAGAGCCGCCAACAAGCATGAAGATGACAAGGATAAAGTAAGCCCAGCCTAAATCAAAGCTTATATCCGTTCCAGGAATGCGAATGGTCGTTGCAAACTGATAATAATGGAACACTGCATAAAAAATCACAGCAATGACAATTTGACCAATCAATTTTTGTTTTGAAGTTAATCCAAGATTTCGTTTCATTGCTACTTTAATATAATCATCTAAAAATCCTAATAAGCCGTAGCCCAGTGTGACGAATAAAAGTAAAAACATTTCCGGACTAATTTTAGAAAATTTGTTGATCATCACAATCGTTGTAATCGTAATAGAAACGATAATCATAATGCCGCCCATTGTCGGGGTGCCTGATTTCTTTTGGTGAGACTGCGGACCTTCTTCTCTAATGCTTTGACCAAATTTCAGCCTTCTTAAAAACGGAATAAAAATCGGGGATAAAAGAACACTGATTAAAAATCCCATTATGATTGTAAACAATATTACCTGTTCAAGCATCGTTCTTTACTCCTTCCGAATTTCCAAAGCCGTTTCCCATTAGAAAATAGCATTCATTATTATGATATTCATTCGTCTCTTTCATATGTTGTTTTTGCTCAAAATGCTTCATTTCATTACACTCTTTTCATCGTTTTAAGATTTGTTTAGATCTAAAATAGCGTCCGATGCAACCTTTGCATCATCAAAGTCGAATACTTGATCTCCAATGATTTGGTACGTCTCGTGACCTTTTCCTGCAATTAACACTGTATCGCCTTTTTTCGCATTGGCAATTGCAAAGAAGATCGCTTGTTTACGATTCACAAAACTATGATAATATGCATCTGGCACACCATTTTCCATATCTCTTATAATAGAAGCCGGATCTTCACTTCTTGGATTGTCTGACGTAAATACGGGTTCATCTGCATATTCCACAGCGATTTTGGCCATTTGTGGACGCTTTGTTTTATCACGGTCACCACCGCATCCTACTACACAGAAAATTTTACCTTCTGTTAACTCTCTACATGTTGTTAGCACATTTTCCAAACTATCAGGAGTATGCGCATAATCAATGATCACTGGGAACTCTTGATCACAGTTCACAAGTTCAAATCTTCCTTTTACTCCTTGGAGTTCTTCAATTGCACTGACGATCGTATCAAACGACAAACCGGATACGACACCAACTGATACAGCTGCCAAAATGTTATACACATTGAACTTCCCAATCAGGGCAACCGTAACATTTTTTGTCCCGATCGGTGTAATTAAGTCAAACTGTGTTCCCTTAGGTCTGATTTGAATATTTTTTGCCATCACGTCTGCTTCTTGTTCTAAGCCATACGTCATAATTTCAGCAGCAGTGACTTTTTCAAAATAACTAGACGCTTCGTCATCTGCATTTAAAATGGCATGCTTCGGCTTCTCGTGTTGAAAAGTATTTCCGAGCTGGGAGAAAAGCAAACTTTTTGCATGTTTATATTCTTCCATTGTGTTGTGGTAATCGAGGTGATCTTGCGTCAGGTTTGTAAAAACCGCAATATCATAATCACACCCATGAACCCGACCAAGATGTAATGCATGTGATGAGACTTCCATAATGGCTGTATCGACATCTTGATCAAGCATTCGTTTAAAGGTTTTCTGAAGTATGACGCTCTCTGGCGTTGTATTTTTAACTTCGAATTTTTCATCCATAATTTTCATATACATGGTACCAATCAAGCCTGTTTTCTTTTTGGCTTTTCTCATGATTTGTTCTACCATGTGTGTTGTCGAGGTTTTTCCATTTGTCCCAGTAATTCCTATTAGATTGAGTTTATGAGTCGGTTGACCATAAAACGCATCAGCAATTCTTGCAAGTGCTCTTTGAGAGTGTTTTACAATTATTACTGGTACATTCGTTATGTCAAGGTGATGTTCTGCCACAATGGCTGCAGCACCACTTTTCACAGCTTTTTCAGCATAATCATGTCCGTCTACTGTATACCCTTTTATACAGACAAAAAGACTCCCTTTTTTCACCTCTCTTGAATCCATTTCAATAGAAGTGATATCAGGATTTTCGTTTATCAATTCGTTGTTTTCACTTTTAAAGTATGTAAGGAGTTCTTGTAGTTTCATTTCATATCAAACCTCTCAAATTCGTTCAAGTACATGTCTTGTGAAAAAAACACACAGTCTATATTTTATCGTAAAAAAAAGGATACATCCAGCGTATTCCTTAAGTTTCTCTTGGAAAAAACACACTTTATGCTCTTTTTCTTAAACTGACCTTCTCTTTCAATAAAAAGAGGTAGCCAAATGGATGCGCTACCCTCTGTTCATTCTTGATTATTCATCATTTAAGTATAGTCTGATCGTGGACCCTTCTTTTACTTTTGTTCCGGCAGCAGGCGATTGTTTTACGACTTTACTGCCTTTACCTGAGGCATCAATCTTTAGGTTAATCAAGAGTGACTCAAGATCAGAAACAGATCCCCCTACAAGATTCGGTACCTCAATGGTTTTTGTGTCCAGCCATTGGTACTTCTTTTCAATTTGTCCTTTTCTTTTTTTCACACCAATCTCAGGCAGGCTGTCTCTCATAATGTGACCGACAATTGGTGCTGCAACTGTTCCACCGAATTGAATCGTACCTTTTGGGTTATCCACTGCAACATAAACAACGATGCTTGGGTCATCAGCAGGCGCAAAACCGATAAATGACACAATGTGGTTATTTTCCATGTACTTTCCGTCCTTTACCTTTTGCGCTGTCCCTGTTTTCCCGCCTACTCGGTATCCTTCAACAAATGCATTTCGTCCTGTTCCTTGAGCGACCACACTTTCAAGTGCATATCTTATTTCTTTGGACGTCTCAGTTGAAATCACTTTTTTCTTTGCAATTGGTGATTGCTTTTTGACCACCTCTTTTGTGATGGGATCAATCCATTCCTTTGCAATATAAGGCGTGTAGAGCGTTCCGCCATTGACCGCTGCTGCCACTGCTGCCACTTGTTGAATCGGCGTAACTGATACACCTTGACCAAAGGCCGTCGTCGCCTGCTCAACAGGGCCTACACGATCAAGCGGGAAGAGGATGCCTCGTCCTTCTCCTTGAAGATCAATCCCTGTTTTCTGACCAAATCCGAAATTTTTAATATAGGAAAATAATTTATCTTTTCCAAGTCGATCACCTAACTCTACAAAACCGGGGTTACAGGAGTTTTGAACGACTTCTAAAAACGACTGTGATCCATGTCCTCCTTTTTTCCAGCATCTAAGCCTTGCTCCATCGACTGTCACAGATCCACTATCAAAGAAGTGGTCCCGCTTTAAATTCACTTTATTTTCTTCTAAAGCCGCTGCTAGTGTAATGATTTTAAACGTAGATCCTGGCTCATATGTGCTCCAAACCGGTAAATTTCGGTTAAACACTTTGGGATCGACTGATTGATAGTCTGCTGGATCAAAATCAGGTCTGCTCGACATCCCTAACACTTCACCATTTTTTGGATTCAACGCAATGGCGATCATTCCATCTGGATTATATTTTGCCTGAGCATTGTCTAGTTCTCGTTCAATGATAGTCTGTACTTTCGAATCAACCGTTATTTTCATATCGAGTCCATCTTTAGGCGGTGTATAATCATCTGCTTCATCCGGCATTTTTTGCCCCTTTGCATCAGAATAGAATTTCACAGACCCTTTTTCTCCTTTTAGGTCATCATCATAGTAGGCTTCTAGCCCAAGTAAACCTTGATTGTCAATTCCAGCAAAGCCTAATACATGCGAGAGATAACTTCCAAACGGATAGTGTCTGATACTGTCCTCTGCCACATATACACCATCTAAATCTAGCTCTCTGACTTCTTTGGCTTTTTCATGAGATATTTTTCTGCCCTCTGGAGAAATGCGCTCAATTGATGTTTTCTTTGTGATATGCTTGTACGCTTTTTCCTCAGACATATTCAGCACGGCTGCCAGTTTTTTGCTTGTTTCAGCTGGATTTTTAATTTGTCTCGGCACAACCAAAATAGATGGAGCACTTTTGTTTGTCGCCAGCTCCACTCCATTTCGGTCTAAAATATCTCCTCGTTCAGGTTCAAAAGGGAGGTTTCGACTCCACGAATCTTTTGCTAAACTTGTCAACTTTTCGCCCATGATAAACTGCACATATCCTAATCTAATATCTATGATGAAAAAAATGATCACCCCAAATAGCAACACAAAAAGCAATCGTTTTCTCACTGTTACACTTGACACTCGCACGCCCCGTTCACTCCTCACATATGGCTTGTTCTCATCATATGCATTCCATCCCTTGTGTAGAACGGTTGAAGCTTCCACTATGCAAAAATACAAAAAGCCTAGCAAATTGTTTGCTAGGCTTTAAAATTTAACTTGGACTTTTAAATGTCACAGTGATGACATGATCATCAGAAATCTCTGTTCCACTTTTTACACTTTGCTTTACAGCATACCCCTGTCCATTTGTTTCAATATGCACACCTGAGATGGATGCATATTGCAGCACTTCTCTTCTGGACCAGCCTGTCATATCAGGCATTTTAATGGTTTTTCCAGCTGTTTTCAAAAAGACTTTCTGACTTTCAGAGTATTCAGATCCTGCACTCGGAAACTGACGTTTAATGGATAAGCCGTCGCCAATGACAACAGGCGTTAAATGTTTGTTTTTCGCTTCTGTTTCTGCCTGTTTCACTTCTAAATCCAGGAATGAAGGCATTGTTTCTTGTTTCACCTGTTGTTCGTCTGATTTCTTATCGTCTGTTTTCGTTGGGGCAATATTTAAATAAAGCAGACTGTTTTTCATCACAGGATTAAAAATTTGTGAAACTGGGGCAGATCCCGTTTCTGTTTCAGATAACTGCGGCTGCTGCACCGCAACATAAACAAGCAGTTTCGGATCATCTTTTGGGGCCATTCCCATAAACGAGAAGACGTAGTCGTTTCTTCCTTGAAGATAACCGCCTGCCCCACCAATTTGTCCTGTACCTGTTTTTCCAGCGACGTCAAAGCCTTTGATTTGATATGGCTGTCCTGTACCGATTTTCGAGGAGACGACTTCACCTAAAATGTCGCGTACTTTCTTGGCCGTATCAGATGAGATAGGCTTTCCAGCTACTGTCGGTTCATGCTGTAAGATCGTTTTGTTCGTGTTCGGATCTGTAATGTGATCAATCACATATGGCTTCATCATTGTTCCGTCGTTTGCGATAGCTGTTGCAGCTTCGATTTGCTGAATTGGTGTAATTGCTGAAGCTTGACCATAGGCGGTCGATGCTTTGTCATACTCGTATCTGTAGTTGATTTTACTTGATGCCTCGTTTGGTAAATCAATCCCTGTCTTATCATAAAAATGGAATTTTTGCAGGTATTGTTGGTATCTTGTGAATCCGAGCTTTTCCTTTGCTAGTTTTGCAAAAGCCACGTTTGAAGAGCGGAGAACTCCTTCATGAAAATCAATTTTCCCCCAGCCGTTACCACCATTATGGTCTCTCACAAGGCCACCGCCTACTTTATAAGTGCCTGATTGATACTTATCACTACCCTGATATACACCTTCTTGAATAGCTGCGGCCAATGTGAAGATTTTCATGGTTGAACCTGGTTCAAACGCGTATGAAATGACATCATTATTATAATTCGTAATGTCTAGTTCATTTAAATTAAAGCTTGGTCTTTGTCCCATAGCTAAAACTTTTCCTGTTTTTGGATCAACTACTGTTGCAATAATTTTCTTCGGTTTATACTTTTTGGCGACCTGTGTCATACTTTCTTCAAGAAAAGCCTGAATTTTTTGATCGATGGTCAAAGTGACGTTTTTCCCATTTTTTGGGGCCACTATGTCTTCTTTACTATTTGGAAGTGCCCATCCACTTCGATCACTATTGTAGGTGACATAGCCGTCTTTTTCTTTTAAGTATTTATTCAGCGCCTTTTCTAGTCCCATCGCACCTGACATGTCCTTTGTTGCTTCATCTAATCTTGCATAACCGATTAAGTTAGATGCAAACATGCCGTTTGGATAATAACGCTTCGTGTCTTTCTCAAAGGCGATGCCTGGAAGCTTCAGCTTTTCTATTTTTTCCTTTGTTGAAAAGCTAATATCCTTTCCGGCTTTGCCAAACTCAACTTGGAAAACATCTTTTGCATTCAGACGCTTTAAAATATCACTTTCACTCATATCAATATATTTTGACAGCTCTTTTGCCGTTTTCTCTTTATCGACTACATGCATCGGGTGCTTTGGATCGACAGTCATTTTCTTGCTCATAATTGCGATGAGCTTATAAACAGATGTATCTTCTGCAATGACATTCCCATTCCGATCTAGAATCGAGCCTCTTTTGGCTTCGAGCGTTTTCTTTGATTGATATTGTTCATTTGCTTTTGCTGCTAAAACTTGTCCATCAACCGTTCCCGTAATCTGAATATAAATAAAACGCATAAGGATGATAAAGAAAAACAGGGCGAAGCAAATACTCGCAATTGCCGCGCCTCTGTTCATCATTTTATTCTTTTTGGGCATCGCCATTTTAATCGACCTTCTTCACATCATTCGATATGTTTAAGCCTGCTTTTTTTGCGGCACTAATAATTCTTTCTGGTTCACTAAGCACATCTTTTTCTTTTTGAAGCTCTGTGATCTTTTTTGACTCTAAAGACACTTGCTGTTGTAGTTTCTGCACTTCAATGTTTGCTTGATATACGGCGAAAGCTTTAGAAATGATGAGAATGGAGCTACACATAAGACCCATGACAAACATGACAAGTAAGATCTTTTCACCAAGTGTAATCGAACCTCTTCTTCTAATGACGACAGATTGGCCTTGCTGCTCTGTTTGATATTGTTTTACTTCTCTTTGATAAGCCAAATTACTCATAAGAAACCTCCTTTTTATCATCATCTATGATGCTGTTTACTTTTTTTCTGCAATTCGGAGCTTCGCTGAACGTGCACGGTTGTTATGTTCCAGCTCTTGCTCTGATGCGACGATCGGTTTTCTTGTAATCAGCTTCAGTTTCGGTTCAAGCCCTTCTGGAATCACTGGCAGTCCGTGTGGAAGTTCTGGAAGAGATGACATCTCTTTAAATGTACTTTTACAAATCCGATCTTCTAGTGAATGGAATGTAATGACAGAGATTCTTCCCTTTGGATTGAGTAACTCTATTGCTTGTTCTAATGCTTCTTCAAATGCTTTAAGTTCATCATTTACAGCAATTCGGATCGCTTGAAACACTCTTTTGGCTGGATGTCCGCCAGTTCGTCTTGCAGGTGCCGGAATTCCTTCTTTGATAATGTCTACGAGTTGACCCGTTGTTTCAATTGGCGCTTTATTCCTAGCTTCTTCAATCTTACGAGCGATTTGCTTGCTGAATTTTTCTTCCCCATATTTGTAGAAAATCCGAACCAGATCTTCAAATGACCATTCATTCACCACTTGTTTCGCTGACAATGTGGCTGATTGATCCATTCGCATATCAAGAGGTGCATCATGATGATAACTAAAGCCTCTTTCTGGTGTATCAAGCTGAGGGGATGAAACCCCAAGATCAAAAATTACACCATCTACACTTGTAATGCCTAGTTCATTCAGACGTTCTTTTAAATATCGGAAGTTGCTTTTTATAAAAAGAATTCTCGCTTTAGCATCTGCGAGCTTCTTTCGTGCATGATCCAGTGCAGCATCGTCTTGATCAAATCCAATTAATGTACCTTCTTCTGATAATTGAGATAGTAAATATGCGCTATGACCTGCGCCGCCTAGCGTGCAGTCCACATATGTACCGTCTTCTTTGACGTTTAAACCGTCAACTGTTTCTTTTAATAATACTGTCTCATGTTGAAACATGATGTCATGGTCCCACCTTTTTCAAATAGAAATGAATGTGTAGAAAGCTTGCTGCACAAGGGATA includes the following:
- the ftsL gene encoding cell division protein FtsL, which codes for MSNLAYQREVKQYQTEQQGQSVVIRRRGSITLGEKILLVMFVMGLMCSSILIISKAFAVYQANIEVQKLQQQVSLESKKITELQKEKDVLSEPERIISAAKKAGLNISNDVKKVD
- a CDS encoding stage V sporulation protein D — encoded protein: MRVSSVTVRKRLLFVLLFGVIIFFIIDIRLGYVQFIMGEKLTSLAKDSWSRNLPFEPERGDILDRNGVELATNKSAPSILVVPRQIKNPAETSKKLAAVLNMSEEKAYKHITKKTSIERISPEGRKISHEKAKEVRELDLDGVYVAEDSIRHYPFGSYLSHVLGFAGIDNQGLLGLEAYYDDDLKGEKGSVKFYSDAKGQKMPDEADDYTPPKDGLDMKITVDSKVQTIIERELDNAQAKYNPDGMIAIALNPKNGEVLGMSSRPDFDPADYQSVDPKVFNRNLPVWSTYEPGSTFKIITLAAALEENKVNLKRDHFFDSGSVTVDGARLRCWKKGGHGSQSFLEVVQNSCNPGFVELGDRLGKDKLFSYIKNFGFGQKTGIDLQGEGRGILFPLDRVGPVEQATTAFGQGVSVTPIQQVAAVAAAVNGGTLYTPYIAKEWIDPITKEVVKKQSPIAKKKVISTETSKEIRYALESVVAQGTGRNAFVEGYRVGGKTGTAQKVKDGKYMENNHIVSFIGFAPADDPSIVVYVAVDNPKGTIQFGGTVAAPIVGHIMRDSLPEIGVKKRKGQIEKKYQWLDTKTIEVPNLVGGSVSDLESLLINLKIDASGKGSKVVKQSPAAGTKVKEGSTIRLYLNDE
- the mraY gene encoding phospho-N-acetylmuramoyl-pentapeptide-transferase, encoding MLEQVILFTIIMGFLISVLLSPIFIPFLRRLKFGQSIREEGPQSHQKKSGTPTMGGIMIIVSITITTIVMINKFSKISPEMFLLLFVTLGYGLLGFLDDYIKVAMKRNLGLTSKQKLIGQIVIAVIFYAVFHYYQFATTIRIPGTDISFDLGWAYFILVIFMLVGGSNAVNLTDGLDGLLSGTAAIAFGAFAILAWNQSQYDVAIFSVAVAGAVLGFLVFNAHPAKVFMGDTGSLALGGAIVTIAILTKLEILLVIIGGVFVVETLSVILQVISFKTTGKRIFKMSPLHHHYELVGWSEWRVVVTFWTAGLLLAVLGIYIEVWL
- a CDS encoding penicillin-binding protein, which encodes MPKKNKMMNRGAAIASICFALFFFIILMRFIYIQITGTVDGQVLAAKANEQYQSKKTLEAKRGSILDRNGNVIAEDTSVYKLIAIMSKKMTVDPKHPMHVVDKEKTAKELSKYIDMSESDILKRLNAKDVFQVEFGKAGKDISFSTKEKIEKLKLPGIAFEKDTKRYYPNGMFASNLIGYARLDEATKDMSGAMGLEKALNKYLKEKDGYVTYNSDRSGWALPNSKEDIVAPKNGKNVTLTIDQKIQAFLEESMTQVAKKYKPKKIIATVVDPKTGKVLAMGQRPSFNLNELDITNYNNDVISYAFEPGSTMKIFTLAAAIQEGVYQGSDKYQSGTYKVGGGLVRDHNGGNGWGKIDFHEGVLRSSNVAFAKLAKEKLGFTRYQQYLQKFHFYDKTGIDLPNEASSKINYRYEYDKASTAYGQASAITPIQQIEAATAIANDGTMMKPYVIDHITDPNTNKTILQHEPTVAGKPISSDTAKKVRDILGEVVSSKIGTGQPYQIKGFDVAGKTGTGQIGGAGGYLQGRNDYVFSFMGMAPKDDPKLLVYVAVQQPQLSETETGSAPVSQIFNPVMKNSLLYLNIAPTKTDDKKSDEQQVKQETMPSFLDLEVKQAETEAKNKHLTPVVIGDGLSIKRQFPSAGSEYSESQKVFLKTAGKTIKMPDMTGWSRREVLQYASISGVHIETNGQGYAVKQSVKSGTEISDDHVITVTFKSPS
- the rsmH gene encoding 16S rRNA (cytosine(1402)-N(4))-methyltransferase RsmH, producing MFQHETVLLKETVDGLNVKEDGTYVDCTLGGAGHSAYLLSQLSEEGTLIGFDQDDAALDHARKKLADAKARILFIKSNFRYLKERLNELGITSVDGVIFDLGVSSPQLDTPERGFSYHHDAPLDMRMDQSATLSAKQVVNEWSFEDLVRIFYKYGEEKFSKQIARKIEEARNKAPIETTGQLVDIIKEGIPAPARRTGGHPAKRVFQAIRIAVNDELKAFEEALEQAIELLNPKGRISVITFHSLEDRICKSTFKEMSSLPELPHGLPVIPEGLEPKLKLITRKPIVASEQELEHNNRARSAKLRIAEKK
- a CDS encoding UDP-N-acetylmuramoyl-L-alanyl-D-glutamate--2,6-diaminopimelate ligase encodes the protein MKLQELLTYFKSENNELINENPDITSIEMDSREVKKGSLFVCIKGYTVDGHDYAEKAVKSGAAAIVAEHHLDITNVPVIIVKHSQRALARIADAFYGQPTHKLNLIGITGTNGKTSTTHMVEQIMRKAKKKTGLIGTMYMKIMDEKFEVKNTTPESVILQKTFKRMLDQDVDTAIMEVSSHALHLGRVHGCDYDIAVFTNLTQDHLDYHNTMEEYKHAKSLLFSQLGNTFQHEKPKHAILNADDEASSYFEKVTAAEIMTYGLEQEADVMAKNIQIRPKGTQFDLITPIGTKNVTVALIGKFNVYNILAAVSVGVVSGLSFDTIVSAIEELQGVKGRFELVNCDQEFPVIIDYAHTPDSLENVLTTCRELTEGKIFCVVGCGGDRDKTKRPQMAKIAVEYADEPVFTSDNPRSEDPASIIRDMENGVPDAYYHSFVNRKQAIFFAIANAKKGDTVLIAGKGHETYQIIGDQVFDFDDAKVASDAILDLNKS